In the genome of Populus trichocarpa isolate Nisqually-1 chromosome 10, P.trichocarpa_v4.1, whole genome shotgun sequence, the window CAATCCAGCTATATGcactttaattttgtattttttttctcttctctttgctTGATCAACTGGCTACACAGGAACGGGTAACGGTAGAGCTTAACATTTTTCCATTCTCAATTAACTGTATATTGTTGGACTTTTGAGGGGCTTTCTCCAACTGctaattttataatcaaaacttttgtttttaaattaagattcaACTTATAAAATCTCATCTTCGGAGAAAATCCAACAATCTTCAATGTTATATcctaaaaatttacttttacaTTTACTTTATCGATTAAAATCTTAAGTTAAGCAATTCAggatatatgataaaaatttgagattaaaagatttgctttctatatgatCTCAAATTCGAGCCTGTGATTGTTATGATAGCCACTAGAAGTTTACATAGTTGTTAATTTCAGAgcccatgggattagtcgagatgcgtgcaagctgacccagacacccacattaaaataataaaaaaaacctaagatttccttgggattttttttttattggttttatgtCATCTCATTAGACCCCCTTCACCGTGATGAAAAACAAGAACACTTTCATTTGATCAAAACAGAATAAAATTGAAGGTTTAGTGAGCTAAGAGAACAATTACAGAACTTCATCGTACAACTATCCACATCATCGAGGATGTGTCGAGTTTTTCTGcttttgaaggaaaaataaaatctcaaatatcCATTTGATTATACAAACTGCAGGACCTATTTGGTATCCATGCCAAGAAACCCCTAAACTAGTTTTCTAGGAGATGCTTTATATTACCAAGTTTTTATATAGTTGTTGTCACATTTTTCAGTCTATACCCCAAATAATCCATAAATGTGTGGACTTATATAtgcattaatatttatatatcttgTAGCCTTATTTTCCACCTTGAGAAGCTAGCTTTTCCCACCaaaatcttgtaaaaaaaattaatttttgtttaaaatatatatcattctcaaaagtattttttatttaaaaatatattaaaatattttttatatatttttaacattagcatatgAAAATCATTTAAACACTAAATGGTGATTTAAGTCTTGTCTCTATCAATCATTAGTATTTAAATTTTGAGGTGAAatcaaatcacaataaaaatcgaaagttttttgaaattaatgataAGTTAATCTTTTCGTTCAAGGCTTCAAGCAATCGTTTAATGTTCCTAATAACATCATTCCACTACgaagaagaaaggaagagtATAAAGAGAGGGAGCAGATTAAAATTTACTAAACCTTATATTTTCTCAGTTAGCCCCTCAATGCTCGAGAgatatatcaatttgatatttccgATTAAATGGATTCTGGAAGAAAGTTAAATGAAATGCTTCTTTGTCCATAGTAACTGAAAGGTCTGTTGAACAACAAGAGCTAATTAACTATTAACACTTGCGGGATTACGAAGGATTAATTGAATTACTCTTGATGTTCATGTAATCGGTCATTTTTCTCTCGTCAACAGCTCGGCTAGAAAAGTACTTCACATTGGaattttttgtgtttgcttACATGAGTTCAGATTTATACAGTTCTCTTATGGATTTATGCAGAGAGAGTTGATACGATGCCGAGATAGAGAAAGTAATTCTAAAAGTATGATTTGGGAACATATTGGTAAAACAGAGCATGAAAGAACAGAGATGAGATAGAGAGCCTAGTATAAAGTTTATCACATCTTTATAACCCTGCCTGCTGCAATTCAAATACGAGTAGCATTTCATCTAAACTTTGCTTCTCTTAACAACTTGTTTCCTTATATCTACAGCAGGATCTTAGGGTTTACACCTTAGAAATTCAGACACTGATGGCTGAGAGATTCTTTTAGGCTCTCCATGTAACTCGTTAATTCACCTGGATACCTCTGATTTactctttgatttatttatagaataCTAGAAGGTGTCATTAGCTCATAAATGTAGGGGTTTGTTACTCTcgtcaaataaaatcatttggCTTCAAATGAGGACAATCATATCATGAGATTTCCTTCgaataaataatcatataatTCAAGAAAGCCTGCATGATGCTGTCAAGAAATGGGATGGAATGAAAAATGTAATGATAGAATAAGAAAGGGATAATTTAAGACTGAACGATTCACTCACTTGAGAAGGAATCACTCACTTCTTTAATGGTTGTTTAGGGAATCGCTCATCTAAAGATTGCTATTAGCGTTCCACCACAATTCCtcaaataacatgattttatagTAAACAAGCATACATAGCTAATCtaaactcaaataaatattcaGCAAGCTTTTCATTCTTCAAGATTGACCATCTTGGAACCAACTATGTTGGActagtaattattattgtttggcTAGGCTGTATCACTGCAAAAATCCTTGACACTCTTCCATGGAAAATTTGCAACATCTCGGTACATAAATGGAAGGAATAAAAATTCATGCATACATAGCTCATCAGTTCACTTTCAGCTTTGTCTTTGATTATTCCAAAAGGCAAAAACTATGCAagaatcataggaaatatgttTTGGTGATTGTTTCTGCTctgaaatttgaaattcaaatcttCCACATCATACTGTTAGTGGAAGTATATTTAATAACACGCATACCAAGACATTGAACAAAATCCTCCAGCTAAAGTCAGGTCTTGCAGAATGAGTTATGAGACAGCAATCAAATTCCATTTTACATCAAACGAACAGAAATAACAGGATAAATTAGAAAACTTCAAGTACCATGAATGCAATAAACATAGACTCAAGGCTTTGATTGTGATATGCAACCTCATTGCAAAATTAAACATGAATTAAGAAGTTACCGAACAAAGACAGAAGCCTAGAATGACATGATGTACTTAGTCAAGTTCTCAAGTGAATGGTAAGAAGAGCCTCCATGGCTTACACAAAGGTTCACCTTCTCTTTCAAAGACACAATTCTCTGTCTCATCCCCTGCCCTTTTGTCTCTACCATTAGTCCTTTAATTGCCCTCTCTATCTCCCTTCTCTCGAGTTTATTATACTCCAAGTGTATCCCAATTTTCCAAACATCACTGACATACCTAGCATTTACTCTTTGATCACCAGAAAAAGGCTGACAAATCATGGGAACCCCTTCACATATACTTTCCAATGTGGAATTCCAACCATTGTGTGTCCAAAACCCTCCAGTGGCAGGGTGTGCTAGCACCTGTTGTTGAGGAGCCCATTTCACGATATAGCCCCTTTTACCCACCATCTCAAGGAATCCATCCGGCAAGGATTCGGACGATTCCGATCCCCGAACTAATCCAGGTCGAACCACCCACAAGAAGGGTTGATTGCTATGGAGTAGCCCCCAGGCCATCTCCAGAAATTCAGTCTCATTTACCGCAGCAAGGCTCCCGAAGCTGACATAGAGTACAGAATTAGGAGTCTGGGTATCAAGCCAGGAAATGCAGCTTTGGTCTGGTGTTATTAAGCTACTTGAAGCTGGAAAGTACTTGTGAAATGGACCTATGTGAAATATTGGCACAGTAAAGACCTGGCTTAATTTGCTCAGAGCATCACGCTCAATTTCTTCAAACGAGTTCCAAATTAGGCCTGAACAGGCTTTTGCTTGATTACTTATCTTTTCAAACTGTTGATGAAGAGTCGCTGGAAATCGTGTTTTGATCACAGGAAGATCTTTGACTTTCAACGGTGGAAGCTCTTGCACTGATTCTTCTAATCGAGAATCTGAAGAGAGAGAAGGATGGAGGAAATGAGAAGTGCTTAGTTAatgttttcaattaatatattaaaaaattgcatACACAGAGACATAAAGAAGATAAAGCACCTTGAATTGGGAAGTAACCCCTTTCTAGCAGAAGGGGGAAGGAGtcaaaagcaagaaaagaactgATACTAGTTGTCCGCATGGCAATAGTTGGAATCTTAAAGCCCTCGGCTACAGCGTGAGTGAAGTGCCAAACAGCATCTGTGATCAAGCAAGCAACGGGCTCTTGATCCACGGCATCCAATAACAGCTTAGCCAGGCAATCTCGAAAGGGCTCAACACACTTTGAATTGAGGACTGAGAAACGGATTACACCATCTGCAGTTGAAGCCTCATCTTCCAACAAGCCATCAGGAATTGCATGGAAAGTGAAGTGAGGACACTTTGAAGGATTGGGAGCATTGAATTGAGTGTGGATGATTGTTATGGAAAATCCTTTAGAATAAAGGATATTAGCAAGCTGAATCATAGGATTGATATGCCCTTCCAAAGGCGGTGGGAAGAGTATAATTCGCCGACACTTCCTATGCTGCACATGGGACTCTCTTATATTCTCCATGGAATTGATTTGTTTCCCCTGGTTTCTTCCTGGCTTCTCGATTCTGATATTGGATGCGTAGATGAAAAACGGAGGTTTAAACCACGTTTCGAAATAAGGACAAGTTACCCTTACCCGCAGGCCTTTTGACCAACCGGCAACCGGTTAGAGGGCTCCCCCCCGGCGACTGATTCTCCATTTCCATTTGTTTAATTAGCTAAGCGTACGGATCATGAACGATTATGACAAGGCATACCCATCTAGCTAATATGAGTAACAATGgcatcaaggttgtcaaaaacgcttttttgacacgacacggaaCATACActataaactcgaatcgtaaactcgaatcgtaaaatcgtaaaatcgcaagtaaaaatttttaactaaaaatcgtaaaatctcaagtaaatttttttaactaaaatcgtaaaatcgcaagtaaaatattttaactaaattgcaagatcagtcaagtagtaaataataatataacaccattaaaataaaaatgaaataaacaatacaaatatccaaataccttaaaatacataattcaaataaaaattcatacatgtccATAGACTTTCATTAACTAAAAGTtaacaaacctaaaacaaataatctGTTGAtatgtcatgtaaactaaacaCACCCTCATTGACTTTATCTTCCTCATTATTCCAAAAACcttcatcaaaatcattaccATCAATTCTTCACGACTGCACATATAAAGTAAACATAGAAATATGAACTTGCCTAGAGGCAGAGTTTAAGCAAGCAAAACATAAAGGTGCACAATATTTGGACTTACCAGAACAGAAGCAAACCAATTAATAGtaaaagataaacacaaaaTACCCAGATACTTTACTTAAGATGTAGATTAAGTCAAGAATCAATTCtctaatcttaaaataatttttgtctGTTATCCATTGCTAACaatgtaattataatattgtttcacaggcttatgtaatttttttttattctcaatagcacaactaaaaataaactggaaatcaaaatttatatgttactatgtaagaatataaacatgcattttgatgaaaaaaatatgaagggaTATATATTTGTGAGTGGAGTACAGTTCGAGCAAACTGCAAAGAACTCATTGAGAAGCTCAGCAAGCAAAAGGAGAGTCGAATCATTATGCGTGTTTTCAGAACAAGGGATGAATAAACACAGAGGATGaagacataattaaaaatagaggaaccaaccaaacaaaaacagagagagcagagacaaaaaaaaaaaaaagaccaaggaGAACGAAGAAACCTAGAAGAACGAAGGGATGATCGAGACagtcaaaaatcaaatatgcaGGCTACAGAGAGAGTTATGCAATTTTCCCCCGTTTCATTTTCCATAAATCACAACATCTAGATTCTAGATTATTAACATGCTGCAGGAACCCAACACTAAAACTTTCACCAGAATCACCACCATTATTCACATACCAGACGagacagaaaaaacaaagcttggGAATAAATTCTTACCTTCGTCTCGCCAAGAACGCTCCGGATCTCGATAGCAAGCAAAACCAGCTGAGAGAGTGGAGACTGGAGACAGCGCTGCTGGTGAGTGGACTCAGTGGAGAGCGGAACCGAATCAACCGATTTCTTAATCTTAATCTGATGGAGAGTGGAGAGTGGAAAGGGGAAAGGGGAAAGTGAAAGGGGAAGGGATGAAGGGTGGACTGTGGAGTGTCGGGTCACGGGTGGGGAGTGGGGAGTGGGGAGTGGGCACTGGGAATTGGGAGAAGGGAGTGATGAGTCAGCATAGGCACAGCAATCAACAATTCAGCATGACAAGTGACAaactcttttaaatttcaatttcacgTGAAATCGTGAAATCGATACGCTTTTAACGTTTTTTACGGGTTGACCCGATTTTATGCGAGTTTGACCGGGTTTGAccgattttactggttttcgAGTTTTAAACCCGATTTTACacgttttatgttttttaactcgtaaaatcgtcaATTTTACAAGTGAAAACTCGTTTTTAACAACCATGAATGGCATGCTCATGCTTCATATGACTTTTGGGCTTTTTCCTAAACAGGGAAAAAATCTGTTTGTTCAATAACGAGACGGGCCGGGCTCTCAGGTTCGACGCAAGCTCCTCAAAGGCTTGCCTTGGAGAGAAATCCAGCTAGTTTTGTGCCTTGTGATTAATCCTGGTTAAGCAGCTTCGAAACTGCGAGGAGTTCACCTGAAGAGATGACATTAAACAGGTATTTGTAGGGTTACTTGTTTTGCCCGTGTactcttttttataaaacaaaaaaattgttcccttttaaaaaattcgAAATGTATATAAAATTTACTTGCTAAtcacaaaaaactatttttcatgtcaactataaataaaaatttaaaggtgaacttattattttttcattaaaaaatataaatcattatAATGCAATAATTGTATAACTTTTATGAGCATAGAGACTCCTTCACATATATTCTCCAACTTGGAATTCTAACCATTGTGCGTCCAAAAACCTTCGGTGGTAGGGTGTGCTAGCACCTCTTGTTGGGAAGCGCATTTGATAATATGCCTCCTTCCACCAACCATCTCCAAGAAACCATTTGGCAATGTTGCAAGCCAGTTTAAGCCTTGGGTAAATCCGCCGGACCACCCATAAGAAAGGTTGATAGCTACTGGCTAGCCCCCAAACCATCTTCAGAAATTCAGACTCATTTACAGTTGCAATGCTTCCAAAGACATAGAGAACAAAATTAGGGGCTTGGGTATCTAGCCAAGAAATGCATCTTTTTTCCTGTGTGGGTAAGCTACTTGACGAGGCTGGGAAGTACTTATGAAATTTACATATATATCGCGGAGATGGGGATGGAGAAATCTCTGCGTAATATTGTTAATACTCTTCAAACGAATTCCATATTAGTCTCAAAGAGGCCTTTGCTTGATTTACCATCCCGTTCATTAATTGATGAAGGAGTCCCAGATCAAGCATTTTAATTATAGGAAGATCTTTGAATTTCAACGGTGAAAGCTCTTGGACTGGTGCTTCTAGCTGAGaatctgagagagagagagagagaaatgaagaatATAACATTCTCGCATTAGGTTTTCCAAAACCTCATTGAAGCAAACCATCAAACATGCTACAAGCACGCGTACATAAGCCACACAGAGAGAGAAAGGCACCTTGAACCGGGAAGTAACCCTTTCCAAGCAAATGCGAGAAGAAAGCAAATACAAGAAACTGAATATCAATTATTGAGAGTTTAAAGCCTTCAGCTACAGCTTTAGGGAAAAGCCAAGAGACATATGTGATTAAACAAGCAATAGGCTCCTCCAAGAcattaatattaacaacaacttcgATAAGCAATCTCGAAAGGGATCAACACAGTTGATATTCTTGTCAccgataaattaatattaacccaGCCTTCGGTGTTCCGCCTATGTGATCACTTTCTATCGAGTCCTGAGACAATATGCTTTATCAATTAGgtctcaaatattttaaatgattctcaattctatcctttttttcaaagtttgttAATACTTTTCATCTAAAATGCTTACTTTATGCAATATAAAAGGGGGGATTATCTTAacttatcattttatttcatctctTCTTGATCAATTGTCTCTAGAAGTCTAATTACTCCAGGTTTATCTTTATATTCTCTATTATTCTCTTATATGAGCTTGTGAAAGTGCTCTCACTTAGAGAACTGAAACCCCGTTGAATTTATTAAacagataatttaaaaaaatgaattggtgttaagaaattcatcattattttatttaataaattaaattaggtttCAATTTTTCATGGGAGGATGTTTTCAtcaatttagataaaaatatcttatataagAAAAGATTGAAGAATTAATCGATATTTAGggacaaattgaaaaatatacgAAACATTTAGAATCTAACtgctaaaattatttgtttaggGATTGAATTGATAATTGCTTGTGACCTTAGAGTCTAGTTTGAGGATGCCAAAACAATAGGCTCTGATGAT includes:
- the LOC18102704 gene encoding UDP-glycosyltransferase 76B1 isoform X4; its protein translation is MENIRESHVQHRKCRRIILFPLPLEGHINPMIQLANILYSKGFSITIIHTQFNPPNPAKCPHFTIHAIPDGLLEDEASTADGVIRFSVLISNCVEPFRDCLAKLLLDAVDQEPVACLITDAVWHFTHSVAEGFKIPTIAMRTTSISSFLAFASFPLLRERGYFPIQDSRLEESVQELPPLKVKDLPVIKTRFPATLHQQFEKISNQAKACSGLIWNSFEEIERDALSKLSQVFTVPIFHIGPFHKYFPASSSLITPDQSCISWLDTQTPNSVLYVSFGSLAAVNETEFLEMAWGLLHSNQPFLWVVRPGLVRGSESSESLPDGFLEMVGKRGYIVKWAPQQQVLAHPATGGFWTHNGWNSTLESICEGVPMICQPFSGDQRVNARYVSDVWKIGIHLEYNKLERREIERAIKGLMVETKGQGMRQRIVSLKEKVNLCVSHGGSSYHSLENLTKYIMSF
- the LOC18102704 gene encoding UDP-glycosyltransferase 76B1 isoform X3, with the translated sequence MENIRESHVQHRKCRRIILFPPPLEGHINPMIQLANILYSKGFSITIIHTQFNAPNPSKCPHFTFHAIPDGLLEDEASTADGVIRFSVLNSKCVEPFRDCLAKLLLDAVDQEPVACLITDAVWHFTHAVAEGFKIPTIAMRTTSISSFLAFDSFPLLLERGYFPIQDSRLEESVQELPPLKVKDLPVIKTRFPATLHQQFEKISNQAKACSGLIWNSFEEIERDALSKLSQVFTVPIFHIGPFHKYFPASSSLITPDQSCISWLDTQTPNSVLYVSFGSLAAVNETEFLEMAWGLLHSNQPFLWVVRPGLVRGSESSESLPDGFLEMVGKRGYIVKWAPQQQVLAHPATGGFWTHNGWNSTLESICEGVPMICQPFSGDQRVNARYVSDVWKIGIHLEYNKLERREIERAIKGLMVETKGQGMRQRIVSLKEKVNLCVSHGGSSYHSLENLTKYIMSF